One genomic region from Lates calcarifer isolate ASB-BC8 linkage group LG10, TLL_Latcal_v3, whole genome shotgun sequence encodes:
- the bbs2 gene encoding Bardet-Biedl syndrome 2 protein homolog isoform X1: protein MSERYLLGTMLVPIFTLKLNHKINPRMVTIGKFDGVHPCLTAATQAGKVFIHNPHARGQRPVAHRLSQSTQDSDISLLNINQAVTCLTAGKLGSDTTGDTLLVGSQTNLLAYDVHDNTDIFYREVTDGANAIVLGKLGDIASPLAIIGGNCALQGFDYEGNDHFWTVTGDNVRSLVLCDFTGDGKNELLVGSEDFDIRVFKEDELVSEMTENETVTSLCHMHGSRFGYALANGTVGVYDRTARYWRIKSKNHAMSIHAFDLNADGVVELITGWSNGKIDARSDRTGEVIFKDNLSSSVAGVVEGDYRLDGQKQLICTSIEGEVRGYLPASKDLKGNLMDSSAEQDLIRELSQRRQNLLLELRNYEENAKGVSETNSGMGVIPANTQLQTALSVRPATEAQKAHVELSISTPNETIIRAVLIFAEGIFEGESHVVHPSAQNLSGCVRVPIVPPKDIPVDLHIKAFVGGKTSTQFHVFEITRQLPRFSMYDINFDSSAAPPTGRVTFNINDRPQRVVMWLNQNFLLPEGVESPDVTFNSLRGGGLLSISMASNGQITLRTDDIDLAGDLVQSLASFLAIEDLSAEADFPGYFEELRTTLTEVDEFHSVHQKLTAAMADHSNYIRNMLVQAEDARLMGDMTTMKKRYRELYDLNRDLINEYKIRSNNHNALLACLKSVNQAIQRAGRLRVGKPKNQVISACRDAIKSNNVNSLFRIMKAGTASS, encoded by the exons ATGTCTGAG AGATATCTATTAGGCACCATGTTGGTCCCAATATTCACTCTGAAGCTGAACCACAAGATTAACCCTCGAATGGTGACTATTGGGAAATTTGACGGAGTCCACCCATGTCTTACTGCAGCCACTCAGGCTGGAAAG GTTTTTATCCACAACCCTCATGCTCGTGGTCAGAGACCTGTGGCCCACAGATTGAGCCAGAGCACCCAGGATTCTGACATCTCCCTGCTCAACATCAACCAGGCAGTCACTTGTCTGACAGCAGGAAAGTTGGGATCAGACACCACTGGAGACACATTGTTAGTAGGGTCCCAAACCAACCTGCTGGCCTATGATGTCCATGACAATACTGATATATTCTACAGAGAG GTGACGGATGGGGCCAATGCTATAGTGTTGGGGAAACTTGGGGACATTGCTTCTCCTCTTGCCATCATTGGAGGGAATTGTGCCTTGCAAGGCTTTGACTATGAGGGCAACGACCACTTTTGGACA GTAACTGGAGATAATGTCAGATCTCTAGTGCTCTGTGACTTCACTGGGGATGGGAAAAATGAG CTCCTGGTAGGATCTGAGGACTTTGACATCAGGGTGTTCAAAGAGGATGAGCTTGTGTCTGAGATGACTGAAAATGAG ACAGTAACATCACTGTGCCATATGCATGGCAGCAGGTTTGGCTATGCCCTGGCTAATGGTACTGTTGGAGTCTATGACCGCACCGCTCGCTACTGGAGGATCAAG TCTAAGAATCATGCAATGAGTATCCATGCCTTTGACCTGAATGCTGATGGGGTTGTAGAGCTAATCACTGGATGGTCCAATGGAAAG ATTGATGCTCGTAGCGACCGCACAGGCGAGGTCATTTTCAAAGAtaacctctcctcctctgtggcagGAGTGGTGGAGGGAGACTACAGGTTGGATGGACAGAAACAACTCATCTGCACCTCCATAGAAGGAGAGG TTCGTGGTTACTTGCCAGCCAGCAAGGATCTAAAAGGGAATCTCATGGACTCCAGTGCTGAGCAGGACCTTATTAGAGAGCTCAGCCAACGCAGACAGAATCTGCTGCTTGAGCTACGAAACTATGAAGAGAATGCCAAG GGTGTGTCAGAGACAAACAGTGGGATGGGTGTAATACCAGCCAACACTCAGCTTCAGACTGCACTGTCAGTGAGACCTGCTACAGAGGCCCAGAAGGCTCATGTAGAGCTCAGCATTTCAACACCGAATG AAACAATTATCCGCGCAGTGCTCATCTTCGCAGAGGGAATATTTGAGGGTGAGAGCCATGTTGTCCACCCCAGTGCCCAGAACCTGTCAGGCTGTGTCCGAGTACCCATTGTCCCGCCAAAAGATATACCAGTGGATCTACACATTAAGGCCTTTGTTGGAGGGAAAACTAG CACACAGTTCCATGTGTTTGAAATCACTCGTCAGCTTCCTCGTTTCTCCATGTATGACATCAATTTTGACTCCTCAGCTGCTCCGCCAACTGGAAGGGTCACCTTCAACATCAATGACCGACCACAGCGG gTGGTGATGTGGCTGAATCAGAACTTCCTGCTTCCAGAGGGAGTAGAGAGTCCTGATGTTACCTTTAATTCACTACGAGGAGGGGGACTATTGTCCATCAGTATGGCCAGCAATGGACAG ATCACTCTGAGAACTGATGACATTGACCTGGCAGGAGATCTGGTCCAATCACTTGCCTCCTTCCTGGCAATAGAAGACCTGTCAGCAGAAGCAGACTTCCCTGGATACTTTGAGGAACTACGCACTACACTCACTGAA GTGGATGAGTTCCACTCCGTCCATCAGAAGTTAACTGCAGCTATGGCTGACCATTCCAACTACATCAGGAACATGCTGGTGCAAGCAGAGGATGCTCGCCTTATGGGAGACAT GACAACTATGAAGAAGCGTTACAGGGAGCTGTATGATCTAAACAGAGATCTTATCAATGAGTATAAGATTCGCTCTAACAACCACAATGCACTACTAGCATGCCTGAAGTCTGTCAACCAGGCCATACAGCGGGCTGGTAGACTCCGAG
- the bbs2 gene encoding Bardet-Biedl syndrome 2 protein homolog isoform X2, translated as MLVPIFTLKLNHKINPRMVTIGKFDGVHPCLTAATQAGKVFIHNPHARGQRPVAHRLSQSTQDSDISLLNINQAVTCLTAGKLGSDTTGDTLLVGSQTNLLAYDVHDNTDIFYREVTDGANAIVLGKLGDIASPLAIIGGNCALQGFDYEGNDHFWTVTGDNVRSLVLCDFTGDGKNELLVGSEDFDIRVFKEDELVSEMTENETVTSLCHMHGSRFGYALANGTVGVYDRTARYWRIKSKNHAMSIHAFDLNADGVVELITGWSNGKIDARSDRTGEVIFKDNLSSSVAGVVEGDYRLDGQKQLICTSIEGEVRGYLPASKDLKGNLMDSSAEQDLIRELSQRRQNLLLELRNYEENAKGVSETNSGMGVIPANTQLQTALSVRPATEAQKAHVELSISTPNETIIRAVLIFAEGIFEGESHVVHPSAQNLSGCVRVPIVPPKDIPVDLHIKAFVGGKTSTQFHVFEITRQLPRFSMYDINFDSSAAPPTGRVTFNINDRPQRVVMWLNQNFLLPEGVESPDVTFNSLRGGGLLSISMASNGQITLRTDDIDLAGDLVQSLASFLAIEDLSAEADFPGYFEELRTTLTEVDEFHSVHQKLTAAMADHSNYIRNMLVQAEDARLMGDMTTMKKRYRELYDLNRDLINEYKIRSNNHNALLACLKSVNQAIQRAGRLRVGKPKNQVISACRDAIKSNNVNSLFRIMKAGTASS; from the exons ATGTTGGTCCCAATATTCACTCTGAAGCTGAACCACAAGATTAACCCTCGAATGGTGACTATTGGGAAATTTGACGGAGTCCACCCATGTCTTACTGCAGCCACTCAGGCTGGAAAG GTTTTTATCCACAACCCTCATGCTCGTGGTCAGAGACCTGTGGCCCACAGATTGAGCCAGAGCACCCAGGATTCTGACATCTCCCTGCTCAACATCAACCAGGCAGTCACTTGTCTGACAGCAGGAAAGTTGGGATCAGACACCACTGGAGACACATTGTTAGTAGGGTCCCAAACCAACCTGCTGGCCTATGATGTCCATGACAATACTGATATATTCTACAGAGAG GTGACGGATGGGGCCAATGCTATAGTGTTGGGGAAACTTGGGGACATTGCTTCTCCTCTTGCCATCATTGGAGGGAATTGTGCCTTGCAAGGCTTTGACTATGAGGGCAACGACCACTTTTGGACA GTAACTGGAGATAATGTCAGATCTCTAGTGCTCTGTGACTTCACTGGGGATGGGAAAAATGAG CTCCTGGTAGGATCTGAGGACTTTGACATCAGGGTGTTCAAAGAGGATGAGCTTGTGTCTGAGATGACTGAAAATGAG ACAGTAACATCACTGTGCCATATGCATGGCAGCAGGTTTGGCTATGCCCTGGCTAATGGTACTGTTGGAGTCTATGACCGCACCGCTCGCTACTGGAGGATCAAG TCTAAGAATCATGCAATGAGTATCCATGCCTTTGACCTGAATGCTGATGGGGTTGTAGAGCTAATCACTGGATGGTCCAATGGAAAG ATTGATGCTCGTAGCGACCGCACAGGCGAGGTCATTTTCAAAGAtaacctctcctcctctgtggcagGAGTGGTGGAGGGAGACTACAGGTTGGATGGACAGAAACAACTCATCTGCACCTCCATAGAAGGAGAGG TTCGTGGTTACTTGCCAGCCAGCAAGGATCTAAAAGGGAATCTCATGGACTCCAGTGCTGAGCAGGACCTTATTAGAGAGCTCAGCCAACGCAGACAGAATCTGCTGCTTGAGCTACGAAACTATGAAGAGAATGCCAAG GGTGTGTCAGAGACAAACAGTGGGATGGGTGTAATACCAGCCAACACTCAGCTTCAGACTGCACTGTCAGTGAGACCTGCTACAGAGGCCCAGAAGGCTCATGTAGAGCTCAGCATTTCAACACCGAATG AAACAATTATCCGCGCAGTGCTCATCTTCGCAGAGGGAATATTTGAGGGTGAGAGCCATGTTGTCCACCCCAGTGCCCAGAACCTGTCAGGCTGTGTCCGAGTACCCATTGTCCCGCCAAAAGATATACCAGTGGATCTACACATTAAGGCCTTTGTTGGAGGGAAAACTAG CACACAGTTCCATGTGTTTGAAATCACTCGTCAGCTTCCTCGTTTCTCCATGTATGACATCAATTTTGACTCCTCAGCTGCTCCGCCAACTGGAAGGGTCACCTTCAACATCAATGACCGACCACAGCGG gTGGTGATGTGGCTGAATCAGAACTTCCTGCTTCCAGAGGGAGTAGAGAGTCCTGATGTTACCTTTAATTCACTACGAGGAGGGGGACTATTGTCCATCAGTATGGCCAGCAATGGACAG ATCACTCTGAGAACTGATGACATTGACCTGGCAGGAGATCTGGTCCAATCACTTGCCTCCTTCCTGGCAATAGAAGACCTGTCAGCAGAAGCAGACTTCCCTGGATACTTTGAGGAACTACGCACTACACTCACTGAA GTGGATGAGTTCCACTCCGTCCATCAGAAGTTAACTGCAGCTATGGCTGACCATTCCAACTACATCAGGAACATGCTGGTGCAAGCAGAGGATGCTCGCCTTATGGGAGACAT GACAACTATGAAGAAGCGTTACAGGGAGCTGTATGATCTAAACAGAGATCTTATCAATGAGTATAAGATTCGCTCTAACAACCACAATGCACTACTAGCATGCCTGAAGTCTGTCAACCAGGCCATACAGCGGGCTGGTAGACTCCGAG